The following is a genomic window from Amphiura filiformis chromosome 4, Afil_fr2py, whole genome shotgun sequence.
tcaCTTGAGGtatttcctactctcaacattgtcaataatatatatttgtaaaggctgatatctcaatttccaattttataatataatttaccataactttcgaACTCCATATCTTCACTTAGAAATGTCCGATTCCATTGCGGTAAACGGCgtcatggagcaaaatatctctatatttaagatttaagtaaaaatctcaaaattgataacctccttttgacatgatacgtcatatatataattttttttggcaaatCAACCATGCATTACGAGGCATACCCGTGCAAGCGTAGAGATCAAAGCAAGCATAACTGATTCAGTTACGATGCAGTTTGTGTATGTGAGCATGAAAATGAAACAACTAATCGACTGATTTCCAAATGGGTTTACTTTGGTACTTTGGcactcaaaaatcatcaaaaaagctTCATTATTACTGTATTTAAAAACATAATATTTGATGGCTTATTTTTGTGTGATTCAAGAATATACATGTACTGCATTTGTCATGcggtatattcttgtatcaccctCAAAGGCATGCAATATTATAATTGTTGACTAAATATGATGTTTGCAGCTCTAGGCTGATGTTTTTATGTGttctttatcttcttcttttcAGACTGCACTAAGTATATTTTTTCAGGAAGCAGCAGTTCCCAACAGTTACTACAGACATGGGGGTCATCCGGTGAGTAATAATGTTCAATATCCACATGCTTTCACTTACAGGGTAGAATTTCGTACCACCCGATGGGAATCCATTTGGATCCTGCAACAGAACAGCATTTTATGATCATCTTTAGATATTCCCCATTTTAAACGAATGCGGAATgtgattttaattaaaaaacttAATTTTATAACTAAATATTTGGAGATCATCAAATATCCGACTCATTGCCCCATGTCTCTGCTAAAAcgcatttggagccaaaatacgccgATTGCACTGCAAATAATGCAATTgcatattcttagcagccctactcTACTGTagtgtaaacatgataaaacgctctaaaaaggcttaattTAAATGTACCGTAAAGTGAAAAGGAAAACACATACAAGATTTCCTGCTTGCTTCGTTtgcaatattttgcaaattgggatcctaaaatttgcgtttttagggtgtttttcagaTGTTAtaacaatcaagcctaaagactttactaagactaatttcagtttatgtattctaatttttggaaaagacatgtttcattcttaaccAACCAAattattaaagtaacacaaaaaagtgaaaattagagcaaaatttcggcatgttctcaagattttgaatgcttagacttgttccaagtctgtgatgtTTGTGACTCGATTGCCGGGAaaatatgccgaaaatgcatgtttttggctctttttttcaagaaattggtaaaatagttaactttttcttttatctccaggactaaatgaatgattaggattgagttacatgtatgtttcatttggcagaacttgataatattttttaaatcccaaaaaattagtgctgtatttttctggaatggggagtagaagtACGAAATTTTGATTAATAATACCAGTTCTGGTCCAAAAATGTTCACTAGAAGCATCTTCACTTGCTGGCACAGAGCATGGCACTTGTTTGTATTTTGAAAGCATGCACAgcataaacatggaagtggggtctgattggccgattcaatcgtctgacaatcatgtTTTACAGATTGATGTTTTTTTATAACCTGATTGGCAAATTACGCATCAAAGCTTTGGTCAGCGCAGTGCTCCACACATTGAAAAGAACACAAAGCTCCACATATTTTGCTAGCTAGTGTAGATATGTTTTTAGTTTTGACATCTAAGATTCTCCTGTTTTACTCATTTCCACCAGATTGGTAGCGGTACCAAACCTGCTGCATGACATgtttaaatattcatttttttcatttttttcatgcaGGCACACCCACCAGCCAACACACCTGCAACCCCACCCAACTTCCCTGATTTGTTAACAGACCTATCCAAATTAGGCACAAGTAGCGGGTCACCAAGATCACCTGTATCCATGTCACCAGCCATACAACCTCAGCTACATCAGCAGCAGATGATGCAGCAACactatcatcagcagcagcaacaacagcagcagcagcaggtaCCGACATCACCATACCAACCTACTACTAACAATAACCAAACAATGGCAGTTGAACCACAGAGGTGAATAGGGCACACACCCCTGGTTTGGGAATACAATATACAGGGGTGTCTTTGGTTGTTGCAATGTGCTGGAGGGATGGATGGGAACAAGGACTGTATTGGTTTCAAGCAGCAGTCTTGAAACACAGCATCATTTTTGACTGGACAATGCTACTAATACAAAGCCAAATATAGGCAACAGGTATTTAGTAGTAAGTTGAATTTGTTTCCCAGGCTGAGCTCATCGGTAAGTGCATGTGAAGTACATGTTGTAATGAGACGGCCATTACTCAGCACAAGTACATTGCATCTTATATGTTTCACCAATTTTGTCTGAACTCATTGTGATGAGAACCgatataaagaagtattttgtttacatgtttattattattttcatgtttACATCACACAAGGCAAAACCATGTTATTAATGTTCTTAGTATAATGTACATTTATCAGCTCAGGCCTTAAATACTAACACAACTACTGTAGGGAGAACAATTTTGAGTGTACCAGTTCTGAATGCCAAGTTAAATCAAGtgcatttgatattttttcattttgatgGGAGGGAAAATATTCAAAGAATTACAAAAATCTGCTTCATTTTGAAACCACAAATCTTTTGGGTGTCAATGAGGATCATGCTGAATATTTTTTCCTAATTATAGTTTATTGATATTATTCTTACTACAAAAGGTGATCTTTGATTGTTTGAATTGACTTAATTTAggataaagtttgttcagctgaaaattggcaaaaattatttggttttagtTACTGCACGCATCATCAAGTTCCAAATTACTCTCGcgtaagcgtgcgccagtcacacattatgcaaTGCTTAACTAGCGTAAGTGCTGAGCCCAACTACACAaagtttttttaccaaaaaataaaTCCAAGCAAACTACATTTGTATAGGCATGGGATTATTGTATTTTAAGAACAGCAGTGAGAGATACCAGGCTGTACTTTCAACTCTTGCATTATGTAACACTTCCCAGGGGCAGGTAATGTAAATAGTTGCCTGCACAGCTTAAAAACCACCAGCTTATCTCGCATTATTTAGGATAACTGGTCTGAAGGCGTTATGTACCTGGCTGGCTGATAGGTACTTTTGGTACTTTTGATGTAGTTTATTTTTGCTGCCAATGCCAAAGTGTTAGTAAATTATAAATAAACAACCAGACAGCAAAGTTACCTGctacatgcatgcatgtgatAGTGATACATCATACATGTGTAACCTGGAGAGCTTTGtaatcattataaatataatgcaACATTAGCTGTACAGATCTTGTAAACCATTTCCACTTCATGTTTCTAATTCAATATTTTTAATAGTGCAATGATCAGAACTGATTTTTGGTTCTGATTTCTACCTTCCCTGAATGAAGATCTGGAAGAATCTGGGAAATTGAATACACAGTTCATGGCTTTTTCAGTAACAATGTGCCATTTAATTTCATTACTAATGCTTATGAAAAGTGTATCCAACATGCCAATACACATGTATTTTCCTTATcttgaaaaagctgaaaattttGAACAGGGACAAGATTATGTACATTATCACTTTTATGTTAGACACACTCCTGGGGCATTTCTCTCTGTTTGAtggtatacgggtatgtgccactGATTTGGAGTGCATTTTCAGGAATTTTTGGTATAGCAATGCCCTCCCATGACTGTTATTTTGGCTATTACCACCCCTCCCCCCCGcccaattttgatttttgtgaaaaatgggtACATATTAATGGGTTGTATCATTTTATACTTCCACTATCCGCATGTATTATACATATGTATGTATAGAGAAAGTTAGAACTCCAGAGTCCACATTGCACATCTCcgtacaatttttgaccacctcCATGCACACACAACATACGTATGTGTATCCAAATTAAAAGCCTTCACCTGAGTTGCATTTTGTTTGACTTCATTGACAGTTCTACAACCCTAGATATTATGAGTTATCAGACTTATTCCTAGTCATGTATGAAATTGCAGAAAATGATAACAATAAACATGCTGATACACGGATAGTGACCTGAGTGTAACCCTGATCCCCGAGATATCACCCCAAATTGATAACCATGTTATTGAATAAAATATTGAATTGGAGCCAACACCAAATTGAGTCAACTTCCACTTCTATCTCTCGTCAAATAAGTCATTACAGCCATGTTTTTCTCCAGAGAAGTATGAGGTTGTTTTGAACCAGACATGTAACCTTTATTCATGACAAATTTTTGCAGTGCAATTTTTGAGATTTTGCCAACTTGTATGAGTTGACTTCATACAATCTTCTCCTCATACAGTGCATATTGCGTTTTAATCAGTACAATTAGTTCATGATTTGAAATGTGTACTGGAGGATGGGTTTGCAATATGCAAAGTAGGGTGAGTGTTAAACTCGAACAAGAGATGAAGTACACCCCTATGAAGATGTgacttaatctcctacacaggggtgtgaatttcaaatacggttacctgaatgggcgactgaatttgaaatctacaccccctgtgcaggagattaaggcaatgtcttccataTGTGGTGTTTATATTTCAACTGCAATACGGTACCCCAAAAATAATACAATTGCTATGAATTACATTGTCTACAATTAGATATAATGACATGGCTGTAGTTGGGTTAATTACATCATTGTTACAGCTGAGGGAAGAAATGAATTTTCCAAACTGATGCCATGGTTGATCAAAACACCAGAATATTATGCTCATAAATTTTGTCCTGTCTACCTAGCTTGCAAAGACTTGTTCTACCAATTTCTATTAGACTGCAAAATTCTTGTGTTCTTTCAACAAGTAAAGTTTGTAAACAGACATAGCTATCTGTCGCCAGTTTATGAAAATTTGTCCGAAATTGTGCTGTGTTGCAGTGTTGGtgtaaatttttgaaatttcattCAACAAAATCAACTCAGCTCATGtacaaatattatttataaagtGTGATTCAGAGTAAGTAATGCTAGTGCACTTGTCCTTGGGTTTGTAGTATTGCCAAcataaacaataacaacaacaataatctTCAGGAAAGGAAATATACAGGTAATTGAAGGAAGTTAATCAGCCATGAAGCCAGTTGTTTGTGTTAggtttttttcttatttattattTCTGTGTAGACTGAGTACCTGTTTTCTGGACACATGCTTGAATAAACAAGCACTGTTAATTCAGAAATAACAAATAACGCtcataaaaatgaagaaaacaaaacaaaaggacATGCTGGCACAGTGCTACTCAACACCTTATGCAGTGCTTGGCAATGTTTTTTTACCATAGAATGCAGGAAGTGGAAATAATTTTAGCCATGAGTATAAAAATTATGTTGAGTTGTATTGGATCAGCTTGGGTGATGAAGAGAAGTGAACATATATAAGAATCCTCTTTGTTAACCTTAAATGGTGACTGCCTTGCTGATCCAAGTCAAGGTGTCCGATAAGTTTTTGGCATTAGGCCATTTATGTTGCAGCATTGTAAGTCAACTAGAAGGTCTTAGGTTCACATAGTCTCTCACTCATACACCTTGGGAACTACATGTAATATATCCCAGTTGTGATACATCTTTTGGCTCATAGCCATCTCTGTATACCCAGATATTATTACATTGGGTGGGACAGTAGACCCTTCACCCTGTTAGTCTGTAATGGGATATATTCATGTATGTGTAACTCTTACACTAGtttattaccatatttggaaaacTTTAAACCTGTTAAGACTTTATCTGAGCTGTTTTTTGTCTCTGGTTTAGTCATAAAGCACCATACATGTATGCAAATTTATAAGCAAATTTGAAAGGTTTTGTTTTAAACGTTTCATTTTATGAATATATTTGGGTAATATAAATGTACGAGAATCCAGATAGCCGGATTTTACAGGGGATGAAAGTTGTTAATTTTGATCACATTTTTatagtttaaaaaatcaaaattctagATTTGGTTTGAAGAAAAGCAGACATGTGGGTGATGTGGCTGATTGCTCAATTGCACATTTGGATTTCTTATTCTTTCTATAATCTGGGGGCCAATGTTACTAGAACTACAGGTTTATCGTAAACCTTTCCTCTGGTTTAGATGTTTGAAGTCATGAAACATGTATGACTGTAAATGAACTGGAAAAATCCACAAAAAGACTTATTATGAAAGAATTTGATGCCCTTTTTCAATGTATCATGCAAAACACAGGTTTGTTTTTCAACTAGTGCGCATCTGTCAAACAACCAGAAACAATGCATTCATCAACAAATGCCAAGGCTCGAAGACTATAAAACTCATTAACATTAAGCTAATGAAGTTGACACACAAGTAGCAATAGTGGTcctttataaaaaattgtatttataaagttAAGGTTACCCCCGGGAGGTTACCAAGTGGTCACAGATCATAAGGGTCTATTGAATGTGCCATGTTAATTACCAGAACTGTTTAAAGGTGGTTGTACAAGGCCATTGTCTTATAAGCTTATTGTAAACAGGATTTTGATAAATTCATTGTCATAATGTAAATGTAATTGACCTGATATTTGAGTAAACAGGTGTACCATTGtaatgtgtatgtatgtatgaaggcgtacacaaaatgtacatgtgaTTTGTTTCTTACTTAAAACACCAATAATACAAACCTTAAAAAGATCAATCTACCTCCCTTGTAAACGTTAAAGGACTTGTGTGTTATGTTAAAGGGCACTGTTGCTGGTAGAATCTCTTTTGTAAGTTGATAATTTTATATCCAATATTTAGCTTAAATGTACATGTGGCATTTGTTTTGTTAAACAATGTCATGATTATATAAACCCCTTAATACTAAAAGGCAGTTGGCAATGTTGCTACTGAATGTAGAATGGTACAATAATGCTCCTTAAAATGTTTCAAAGTTGGCTGTGGTATTAAAAGACAGTGAGCTGTAGGAATGGATCTATGAACCTGGAAATTTCCATGCTTTTCTACTTTTCGTACTCAACACTGCATAAATGAAAACCCATGAATAGATTATTTTATGTTTAGATCTATGTAACAAAACTTAACCAAGCAATGTGGTTAAAGTGCGAAAAGTTATACACATGGAACTGACCAATTTTATTGTTCCCATTTGAAGCTTGACAATTTTGAGAAATGGAGTCATTTCTAGATTAAAACTTGAAGAGCAGTACAGATGCTCTGATCATTCAAATCACAAAATTTCCCCATGCTATATGCGTAGTTGCGTCTTTTGAGAAATTTTGTGGTTACATAAAGAGATGTTGTATTTAGAACATGTCAAAGGTAGGTCATGGTCTAGCATCATgaaatacattttataaaaaGATGATATTTTTCTTCTCTAGATATATCTTTTATCAGCTGCCATTCATATTCTCCCCTTCTAAAGACACGGTTCCATCTTCTGCACAGATTGTTACTGCGCACATGGAACTGTGCAGTAATGATGTGCTCATTGATGCCGTGCATAGTCTGGGTTACTTGTGCAGGCTCTTGGAATTGACCAAAATGGCAGGTCCCATTGATGGACCTGTGTTGTAGGAGGAGAATATGCATTGCAGCATTTTACGTTTTTGCTGCATGATTGTTTTATGTATGTCAGTGTGTGATACATTGTTATGTTTAAAACTGTaaggtcaagttttttttttttttttaaaaaatgtaaaaaaagaagaaaggaattaaaatttgtatgaaaagTATTGTCATATTGTAAATTTCAAGTTGATTTTTACATGCCCTTATTATGTATGAAAGTATGTTTTTGTAAGttgtttttcaacatttaaattttatttgtacATCTATTAATGGTTGAAATTAATGACTGATTTATTCTCAAAAtaaagatttcaaatttttttttattgaccgGTAGAATGGATTAGACATGGATACCATCCACCCCATGTGTAGTTTTTATTTTGTTACctgttattttgtaataaaataacTTTTCTTTTGGATTGAAATTTATACAAATGAATTACAAAAAGTCCCAGCACATAGCATATTTGATACTTATCATCAAGAGTTAGCACAAATGTTGTAACTTGTAATAAACAAATGCACAGTTAATGATTGATTGCTGGACGGATGTTCCACTTGCccatatcaataatattttgtgaAGGTGAAATCAAAAACTACTTTCTGTACCACATTTGTTATGGCTGTACCatgtattacaaaaatgttatgaGATATCACCATTTTTGTATGGCAAGCCAAATGAGACAATTCAGAATGTAGTTTGGTCATCGTTTGTGTTATTATTACAATAGTGTTACAACAGATAAGAAGGCAACCTGTTTAAAATatctttttatacaaaaatatgagaaaatcTTCATTGAAATTTCTATCATAAATGGTTATGTTAAGTTTGTACAATAAATACATGTATTAATTAGCTTgtcttttttcttaaattttaagcAACTCTTTTAGTGAACATTACATTATATCATTCATTATTTCTGGATATTAAAATATATTAGATGCATTGATATATCAGTGCTTCACTGTGTGATGTAATCAAACAAATCAGCTAGCTGCTTGTTGGAAACAAGCTAACATCAGACTGTTGTGAGTTCAAATTGATACCACTCTAATCCGCAGCCCACCCATCTTACTGTTGCTTATAAGCAATGGGATTATTATAAGATGTTGTGTCCAACTTTTGACTGAGTTTGCTTGCTTGCATCACAATTACGTCACTGGTTTTGAAGTTTTGATGGCTTGTACATAATAGTGTACACATGTAGCCAAGATACCGAATTTGTGTGCATACGTACCACCAAATACGGTATACGTACCGCCAAGTATGGTAAACATGCCACCAAATAAGGTACCCAACCTCAAGAGGTTCAtgatttacttcaaaacatttattgcattgcattggaaaaaaatcacatgattttgaaacatttctgTCTCGAGAGCCATCAGGGTATAATAGTTAATGTTTAATACATAGATTGTAGATGAATAGTTTTAGTACAATTTTCTCTTTAAAGTTTAAGTAAGTGCAAAGTGGGCAGAGCAATTTATCAGATTTGTTATTTTACGATTTTGACTTTATTGTATAATGTACAGATGTAATCCTGTATTTTGTGTCGTCAGTGATAACTACAcaaatttggacaaaaaagtGAGTCAACTTGCTGGTTTTGAGTTACGAATACAATTATTTTCTTGCAACAGATTAATTGTACATGTAGCTGTACCATTAATGGTTGCAGGTATGATGTATACCAGTCATGTTTTAGTCATCATACATGATGGTGGCaatattttgagatatttgtAAAAGTTCCAAGGGATTTGCATCTCTGACTCAGGAGGGTCTCACAATTACATGGAATTACTATGTACAGTACATGCATCAGTGCATTAGTGATTTAAAGCATGCACAGTAAGGAATGGCCAAAATATTTGCATCAATATTTGTGCGGTGGTGGCGCTATCATGATAGAATTATATTTCCATAACAGATCATGACATTGTTTAAAACTATATTATTGCCTAAAAATAGGCTtacaaatgtttgaaaaatatgcacCAATTATTATTCCTAGCCATGTTTTTTACTCCTTGTAGTTCAGGTATAATACATTGTTAATTAATTGTATCTGCATTGAGAAAAGTTGGTATTGAAAAGATGAGAATAGGCAAATGGACCTAGGAGTTCCAAAGTGGGTGGGTGGGGTCATGTTTAGGAGGGATTTGGTCTCCTACAGAATGGAGaaacaaaatttaaacaaattatttagTTTTTGTAGAGAATGCATGAGCCCAATTTTGGATTATCAGGTCTGTAAAAAAGCAAAAGTAACCACGAATATCTTTGAGCTCTGGTTTTGAATTCAGGTTCATTTTTGACACAGGTTTGAGGACATGGGTGTGTGATAGTCTGGTTGTGCTAATGTGTTGTATGGCATGCTAACAGTGCAATAAGTAATGAGAGGGATGTCTCATGTGCCAGAAAGTGATGTACAAAACTGGGGAAGCAAAACACCTTAAATTTTATTCTGGTGTGTGGAACTTCCTTTCATCAAATTGATACCAATACTTCACTTTGCAGATACTAGTAGATTTGAAACTCAAAAGAAATAGTGTTCTTAATGCTGTGTCTCATTGTGGAGCTGGGGATTGGCTAAATTTAATTGACAAAACAATTTCCGTTTGCATGCTGGGATATGCTAACTGCATGCTTGGATATGCCCCTGTTGCATGATGGGATGCATGTCTTATAGAACACACTGAAGGAATATAATATGGACAgtttgaaattgtattttatgtACTATGTAAGACAAAATAATCAGAaatcatcataatcatgcatTCTGGGTTTCAATCAAATAGTGTCCATGGGCATGTTGATAGGCTGCTCAGAATGCATAATTATGgtgattactgaaggaaaaaaacagaaaaaaatgtaaaaataattaaaaaggaAGAAATACACCTATATTAGGTGAAgctttgtaatatttttatgtttgtACCATGGTGGAATTGAGTACCAAATAAGATTTAAGGTGGTGTAGCATGGGCATAGTACATGATGTAGATTATGTCTTCTTTCTGTGTAGTTTAGTTCGTACTCATGCCTTTGTTTAACAGCCTTATAATGATTAACAATTAACATATATTGTACATTTACTTgtaaaagaaaaacagaaaaatataccaaaaaaggacaaaaaaaggAAAAACGTCATTgtgacaaacttgtaatttttgtaCAGATGAAACTACTATTAGAGAAAAATGTTAAGAAAATGGTCAAGAAATTATTGTATCagaagtttttttttatttgcatcaTTGTCTTGttgaattgagtttgaatttgacCTTTAACCCGGTGGTATATGTATGATTGGTTGTCATGGAGATGAAGAGATTTGAAAGAATAACATGTGGATTGTGTAGTCGACTAGATGCATTAAAACATGTTGTTTGAACtatgaaaaagaaatataaaacaTGTCTGTTTGTGTGCGAGTTATTTGTGTGTATAGTAACATGGAATAAAGTGTAATTATTACACCTCACAAATATTCATGAACATTAGGCGGAGGTGCCGTATTTAgcattagctttggacatttaattgttttctttattttccacccgacttacccagatgataaataaagaaaataattcagtattcaaagctaacgctaaatatggCGTCTCCGTCTAatgcattttgtgattttgattATTTCCCTACAACCTCATCCCCAGTCAGAAGTCTTGTGAGGTGTAATAGAGCAAAATAATACATGATTTTGAAGCAGGAAATCAATTCGTGCCTTTTTGGCTACAAGCCTTCCGGTTTGGGGTACTAAGGCCATCTTTAATAGCAGGCTCcgataaattttaattttgcccGATTATGCCCGAATATTTGTGAAAGAAACTGTCCATAATGAGGCAAAGTGGGTATAAACTCGGGAACCTTGTTCAGGAAATTGTGATTTTAAGCTTACAAAAACTGCTTTGAAGCTTTACAGTATTGCCTGCTTGATCCTCAGACTCATTTCTATCCTTTTCAGATTGTTATCTCTTCCCAAATAATGTTTTGTAAGTTTTCTTTGTGGCAAAATGAAGAATATTAAGATAACAATTGATCAAAATCAGCATTCATCATAGCATTTGTGATGTATCTACattaattttgcaattgcccgatcgggcagggtGTCTGATGATTTAGCTTGCCCAACAGTATTTTTAATTGCCCCGGGCAATCGGACAGGGGATTTATCGGAGCCTGTTTAATAGTTCgtttcaaagcccttcccaagttaaaaacgttatgcaattttcaaaatttgtacattcatttgtacaggcaAAATTTTCCCCAATTTCTTCAAATCT
Proteins encoded in this region:
- the LOC140151231 gene encoding UBA-like domain-containing protein 2, translating into MDALKQQVMINQFVMAVGCASDQAKQLLQKSHWQFETALSIFFQEAAVPNSYYRHGGHPAHPPANTPATPPNFPDLLTDLSKLGTSSGSPRSPVSMSPAIQPQLHQQQMMQQHYHQQQQQQQQQQVPTSPYQPTTNNNQTMAVEPQR